In the Thauera sedimentorum genome, one interval contains:
- a CDS encoding cation-translocating P-type ATPase, which produces MSKMSITVNWHAESVEQSCAALDVEPSRGLDDAQVAVRLQQHGPNRLAEKPRRPAWLKFLDQFRSVLIVILLGAALLAGLIGDLKDAAVIACVVLLNAALGFFQEHRAENALAALRNMLAPSARVRRTGEPRVVPVEELVPGDVLLLEAGDRVPADARVIQAHGAEVAEAALTGESQAVGKTPRAVPEDAPLAERDDMMFMNTVVTRGRIEAVVTATGMATEMGRLAGLLAETAESATPLQQQLDVLGKRLALIAAVVVGLMFVAGVMRGDDLLTTAMTAIALAVAAIPEGLPAVVTVTLALGMHRMARRNVIVKKLAAVETLGCTTVICSDKTGTLTLNQMTARALYARGRRLAVEGEGYAAAGRILAADGGETGDLRPVLLTAALCADARLRDGELVGDPTEGALLALAVKGGIDPARQAARTPRIAEIPFDSAHKFMATFHHDGGVVQMCVKGAPDVLLARATGVLGGEGETALDAPARERLLDENRALAGEAMRVLALAGRRIPAEQFDPEGELMDWVQALTLCGLVGIIDPPRPEAREAIAQCHGAGLRVKMITGDHPLTAAAIGRELGLAGEVHEGRELDGLDPEATAALVERSAVFARVAPEHKLRIVESLQRRGHVVAMTGDGVNDAPALKSADIGVAMGITGTEVTKEAATLVLTDDNFASIVRAVREGRTIYENIVKFVRFQLSTNIGAILTVLGAPFLGLATPFTAVQILWVNIIMDGPPAMTLGAEPARPGIMRQPPRAGDEAILSWQRMWRIALYGLTMAAGTLGAYAWALGAGDAARAMTLAFTTFVLFQFFNIFNARNEQRSAFNRQFFSNGKLWLALLGVVLLQVVVVHWTPAQAVFDTVALTPLDWLVATAVASSVLLLEELRKLLVRFFVRRESRTPFL; this is translated from the coding sequence ATGAGCAAGATGTCGATCACCGTAAACTGGCACGCCGAATCCGTCGAACAGTCCTGCGCGGCGCTGGATGTCGAACCGTCGCGGGGCCTGGACGATGCGCAGGTGGCTGTTCGCCTCCAGCAGCACGGACCAAACCGCCTGGCGGAGAAACCCAGGCGGCCGGCGTGGCTGAAGTTCCTGGACCAGTTCCGCAGCGTGCTGATCGTCATCCTGCTGGGCGCGGCGCTGCTTGCCGGTTTGATCGGCGATCTCAAGGATGCCGCGGTGATCGCCTGCGTGGTGCTGCTCAACGCGGCGCTCGGCTTCTTTCAGGAGCATCGCGCGGAGAACGCGCTGGCCGCCCTCAGGAACATGCTCGCACCCAGCGCGCGGGTGCGCCGCACGGGCGAACCCAGGGTGGTGCCGGTCGAAGAGCTCGTACCGGGCGACGTGCTGCTGCTGGAGGCGGGCGACCGCGTTCCGGCCGATGCGCGGGTCATCCAGGCGCACGGCGCCGAGGTGGCCGAAGCGGCGCTGACCGGCGAGTCGCAGGCGGTGGGCAAGACGCCCCGGGCGGTGCCTGAGGATGCGCCGCTGGCCGAACGCGACGACATGATGTTCATGAACACCGTAGTCACCCGCGGGCGGATCGAGGCGGTGGTGACCGCCACCGGCATGGCGACCGAGATGGGGCGGCTGGCTGGCCTGCTGGCGGAAACCGCGGAGTCCGCAACGCCGCTGCAGCAGCAGCTCGACGTGCTGGGTAAGCGGCTGGCGCTGATCGCGGCGGTCGTCGTCGGGCTGATGTTCGTGGCCGGAGTGATGCGCGGCGACGACCTGCTCACCACCGCGATGACCGCGATCGCGCTGGCCGTGGCCGCCATCCCGGAAGGCCTGCCGGCGGTGGTGACCGTGACCCTGGCGCTGGGCATGCACCGCATGGCCCGGCGCAACGTGATCGTCAAGAAGCTGGCCGCGGTGGAAACCCTGGGCTGCACCACGGTGATCTGCTCGGACAAGACCGGCACCCTGACCCTCAACCAGATGACCGCGCGCGCCCTCTACGCCCGCGGCCGGCGCCTGGCTGTGGAAGGCGAAGGCTACGCTGCGGCCGGGCGCATCCTTGCTGCCGACGGCGGCGAAACGGGCGATCTGCGGCCGGTGCTGCTGACCGCCGCGCTGTGTGCCGATGCGCGCCTGCGCGACGGCGAACTCGTCGGCGACCCGACCGAAGGCGCGCTGCTGGCGCTGGCCGTCAAGGGCGGCATCGACCCGGCGCGGCAGGCGGCGCGTACCCCGCGGATCGCCGAGATCCCCTTCGATTCGGCGCACAAGTTCATGGCCACCTTCCACCACGACGGCGGCGTGGTGCAAATGTGCGTCAAGGGCGCGCCGGACGTGCTGCTTGCCCGCGCTACCGGTGTGCTGGGCGGGGAGGGCGAGACTGCGCTCGATGCGCCAGCACGCGAGCGTCTGCTGGACGAGAACCGCGCGCTGGCCGGCGAAGCGATGCGCGTGCTGGCGCTGGCCGGGCGGCGCATCCCCGCGGAGCAGTTCGACCCCGAGGGCGAGCTGATGGACTGGGTGCAGGCGCTCACGCTGTGCGGGCTGGTCGGCATCATCGATCCGCCGCGCCCGGAGGCGCGCGAGGCGATCGCGCAGTGCCATGGAGCCGGGCTGCGGGTGAAGATGATCACCGGCGACCATCCGCTGACCGCCGCGGCGATCGGCCGCGAACTGGGGCTGGCCGGCGAAGTGCACGAAGGGCGCGAACTGGACGGGCTCGACCCCGAGGCCACCGCCGCGTTGGTCGAGCGCAGCGCGGTGTTCGCACGCGTAGCCCCGGAACACAAGCTGCGCATCGTCGAGTCGCTGCAGCGTCGCGGCCACGTGGTGGCGATGACCGGCGACGGCGTCAACGACGCGCCGGCCCTCAAGAGCGCCGACATCGGCGTGGCCATGGGCATCACCGGCACCGAGGTCACCAAGGAGGCGGCCACGCTGGTGCTCACCGACGACAACTTTGCCTCCATCGTGCGCGCGGTGCGCGAGGGGCGGACGATCTACGAGAACATCGTCAAGTTCGTGCGCTTCCAGCTGTCCACCAACATCGGCGCCATCCTCACCGTGCTGGGTGCACCCTTCCTCGGGCTGGCTACGCCGTTCACCGCGGTGCAGATCCTGTGGGTCAACATCATCATGGACGGTCCGCCTGCCATGACGCTGGGCGCGGAGCCTGCGCGTCCCGGCATCATGCGCCAGCCGCCGCGCGCCGGGGATGAGGCCATCCTGTCCTGGCAGCGCATGTGGCGCATCGCCCTCTACGGCCTGACCATGGCCGCCGGCACGCTGGGCGCGTATGCGTGGGCGCTCGGCGCCGGAGACGCCGCACGGGCGATGACGCTGGCCTTCACCACCTTCGTGCTGTTCCAGTTCTTCAACATCTTCAACGCCCGCAACGAGCAGCGCAGCGCCTTCAACCGGCAGTTCTTCAGCAACGGCAAGCTCTGGCTCGCCCTGTTGGGGGTGGTGCTGCTGCAGGTGGTGGTGGTCCATTGGACGCCGGCCCAGGCGGTGTTCGACACCGTGGCGCTCACCCCACTGGACTGGCTGGTGGCCACCGCGGTGGCTTCCAGCGTGCTGCTGCTGGAGGAATTGCGCAAGCTGCTGGTCAGGTTCTTCGTCCGGCGCGAGTCCCGCACGCCCTTCCTGTAG
- a CDS encoding alkaline phosphatase family protein, which produces MSGDLRSFRKLPAGAVRPDYGRGGLHGLIAGVRRWLAGSHDGLPWLGADEAPQRPGDVLVFWLVDGLGDGFLQRFGAGSALLAHRRGRLTSVFPSTTASAITTVMTGLAPRAHGLTGWFIHEPRFGGVLAPLPLERRDGGALRGPYLQSRLFPYPNLYQQARKPCVVLAPRHIAWSEFSQRHARGARIVAHRGADELAAHAVDAAHALRRAGGGYVYAYHDRFDGLSHRYGSRSAPVLEEFARIDKAFGKLLDGLAGSGTEVLVSADHGFIDNPRERRMRIDASPRVAAMLAAPLFGERRAAFCQVRAGAEAEFEAWAREALPGRGVLRRSAELVEEGLFGHGARHKRLAERVGTHALLMERGWTVSDRVPGESAHELIGVHGGLSADEMWIPLIRARCA; this is translated from the coding sequence ATGTCCGGTGACCTGCGTTCCTTCCGCAAGCTGCCCGCCGGGGCCGTGCGTCCCGACTACGGCCGGGGCGGGCTCCATGGCCTGATCGCCGGCGTGCGGCGCTGGCTGGCCGGCAGCCATGACGGCCTGCCCTGGCTGGGGGCGGACGAGGCCCCGCAGCGCCCCGGCGACGTGCTGGTGTTCTGGCTGGTGGATGGGCTGGGCGACGGCTTCCTGCAGCGCTTCGGCGCCGGCAGCGCCTTGCTGGCCCATCGCAGGGGGCGGCTGACCAGCGTGTTCCCCTCAACCACCGCCAGCGCAATCACCACGGTGATGACCGGGTTGGCACCCCGCGCCCACGGCCTGACCGGCTGGTTCATCCACGAGCCGCGCTTCGGCGGCGTTCTGGCCCCCTTGCCGCTGGAGCGGCGTGACGGTGGCGCCTTGCGCGGCCCCTATCTGCAGTCCCGGCTGTTTCCCTATCCCAACCTGTATCAGCAGGCCCGCAAGCCTTGTGTCGTGCTCGCGCCGCGGCATATCGCCTGGTCGGAGTTCTCGCAGCGGCACGCGCGCGGCGCACGCATCGTGGCGCATCGCGGTGCGGACGAACTGGCGGCGCATGCGGTCGATGCAGCGCACGCCTTGCGGCGCGCCGGTGGCGGATATGTCTATGCCTACCACGACCGCTTCGACGGACTCAGCCACCGCTACGGCTCCCGGTCGGCGCCGGTGCTCGAAGAGTTCGCCCGCATCGACAAGGCCTTCGGCAAGCTGCTGGACGGCCTAGCCGGCAGCGGTACCGAGGTGCTGGTGAGCGCCGACCACGGATTCATCGACAACCCCCGCGAGCGCCGCATGCGCATCGACGCCAGCCCGCGAGTCGCGGCCATGCTGGCCGCGCCGCTGTTCGGCGAACGGCGGGCCGCCTTCTGCCAGGTGCGGGCGGGCGCGGAGGCGGAGTTCGAGGCCTGGGCGCGCGAGGCGCTGCCGGGCAGGGGCGTGCTGCGCCGCTCTGCCGAGTTGGTGGAGGAGGGGTTGTTCGGCCATGGCGCGCGCCACAAGCGCCTGGCCGAGCGGGTGGGGACGCATGCCTTGCTGATGGAGCGCGGCTGGACGGTGTCCGACCGCGTGCCGGGCGAGAGCGCGCACGAACTGATCGGTGTGCATGGCGGCCTGAGTGCGGATGAGATGTGGATACCGCTGATCCGGGCTCGTTGCGCCTGA
- the def gene encoding peptide deformylase, which produces MAVRTLLKMGDPRLLLPAEPVRDFGSPALADLLADMFDTMAAAGGVGLAAPQIGVGLQVVIFGFERSERYPDAPPVPRTVLLNPEITPLEDTLEDGWEGCLSVPGLRGVVPRYRRIRYRGFDAAGQALEREAEGFHARVVQHECDHLNGLLYPMRISDMSRFGFTDALFPEIESGAAG; this is translated from the coding sequence ATGGCCGTCAGAACCTTGTTGAAGATGGGCGATCCGCGCCTGCTGCTGCCGGCCGAGCCGGTGCGCGATTTCGGCTCGCCGGCACTGGCCGACCTGCTTGCCGACATGTTCGACACCATGGCCGCTGCCGGCGGTGTGGGCCTGGCTGCACCGCAGATCGGCGTGGGGCTGCAGGTGGTGATCTTCGGCTTCGAGCGCAGCGAGCGCTACCCCGACGCCCCGCCGGTGCCCCGCACGGTGCTGCTGAACCCCGAGATCACCCCGCTTGAGGACACGCTGGAAGACGGCTGGGAAGGCTGCCTCTCGGTGCCCGGCCTGCGCGGCGTGGTGCCGCGCTATCGGCGCATCCGCTACCGCGGCTTCGATGCCGCGGGCCAGGCGCTGGAACGCGAGGCGGAAGGCTTCCACGCCCGCGTGGTGCAGCACGAATGCGATCACCTGAACGGCCTGCTCTACCCCATGCGCATCAGCGACATGAGCCGCTTCGGCTTCACCGATGCGCTGTTTCCGGAAATCGAGTCCGGGGCGGCCGGGTAG
- a CDS encoding DUF1178 family protein: MIVFNLGCDKDHRFEGWFASADAFDNQRARGLVTCPVCGSSAVSRLPSAPYVVTRQQQRANDAENTATAPTIAPATPPAPSSVTPEAAAVMALLRRMARESEDVGERFPEEARRIHYGDAESRSIRGQADRNDLEELIEEGIMVLPVPDEEDLH; this comes from the coding sequence GTGATTGTGTTCAATCTGGGTTGCGACAAGGACCACCGGTTCGAGGGCTGGTTCGCATCGGCAGACGCCTTCGACAACCAGCGCGCGCGCGGTCTGGTGACGTGCCCGGTCTGCGGCTCCTCGGCGGTCTCTCGGCTGCCATCCGCACCCTACGTGGTCACCCGCCAGCAACAGCGGGCGAACGACGCCGAGAACACGGCAACGGCTCCGACCATCGCCCCTGCCACCCCACCAGCGCCCTCGTCCGTGACCCCCGAGGCGGCGGCAGTGATGGCGCTGCTGCGCCGCATGGCGCGCGAATCCGAAGACGTGGGCGAACGCTTCCCCGAAGAAGCGCGCCGCATCCATTACGGCGATGCGGAATCCCGCAGCATCCGTGGACAGGCCGACCGCAACGACCTTGAAGAGCTGATCGAGGAAGGGATCATGGTGCTGCCGGTGCCCGACGAGGAAGACCTGCACTGA
- a CDS encoding 3'-5' exonuclease family protein, whose product MFHGCTCLSDGLAFVDIETTGGPAQRASITEIAVVEVDDSGVRQWSTLVQPQMRIPEHIERLTGISNAMVANAPRFEAIADELFDRLDGRIFVAHNARFDHGHIKAAFRRMGVTLRPRVLCTVKLSRRLFPQERRHSLDHLIARHRLEVLSRHRALGDALALWQFWQRLHDHFPAGQIEAVARELIGRPALPPYLDPAEVDALPDAPGVYLFYGENDIPLYIGKSTRLRSRVLSHFSADHESDRELSLSQQVRRIDHVRTAGEFGALLEEARLIKRLQPILNRQLRRNRELCAWRFEQDLAGDAGLSLVQASEIDFRAPGRLYGFFRNRRDAQQRLRSLCAEHALCPPLLGLEKHTPGRCFTHQLKRCHGACLGLESYEKHVARMETALASLRIEAWPYAGPIGLREGEVLHVVQDWGYYGTVNSPAEVPALIAQGRAAFDFDIYKLLVRGVKRLPVVVPAEIIEKG is encoded by the coding sequence ATGTTCCACGGCTGCACCTGCCTGTCCGACGGCCTGGCCTTTGTCGACATCGAAACCACGGGCGGCCCGGCACAGCGGGCCTCGATCACCGAAATTGCCGTGGTGGAGGTCGACGATAGTGGCGTGCGCCAGTGGTCCACCCTGGTGCAGCCGCAGATGCGTATCCCGGAGCACATCGAGCGCCTGACGGGTATCAGCAATGCCATGGTAGCGAACGCGCCCCGCTTCGAAGCCATTGCCGACGAGCTCTTCGACCGCCTCGATGGCCGCATTTTCGTGGCCCACAACGCGCGCTTCGATCACGGCCACATCAAGGCGGCCTTCCGGCGCATGGGGGTCACCCTGCGCCCGCGGGTGCTTTGCACCGTGAAGCTCTCACGGCGACTCTTCCCGCAGGAGCGTCGCCACAGTCTGGACCACCTGATTGCCCGCCATCGGCTGGAGGTGTTGAGCCGTCATCGGGCACTGGGCGATGCCCTGGCCCTGTGGCAGTTCTGGCAGCGGCTGCATGATCACTTTCCGGCGGGGCAGATCGAGGCCGTTGCCCGGGAGCTCATCGGTCGCCCCGCCCTGCCCCCGTATCTCGATCCGGCCGAGGTCGATGCCCTGCCCGATGCGCCCGGGGTGTACCTGTTCTACGGCGAGAACGACATCCCGCTCTACATCGGCAAGAGCACGCGGCTGCGCAGCCGCGTGCTCTCCCATTTCAGTGCCGACCATGAGAGCGACCGCGAGCTGAGCCTGAGCCAGCAGGTTCGCCGCATCGACCATGTGCGCACCGCGGGCGAGTTTGGCGCATTACTGGAAGAGGCCCGCCTCATCAAACGCCTGCAACCCATCCTCAACCGCCAGCTGCGCCGCAACCGCGAACTCTGTGCCTGGCGCTTCGAGCAGGATCTGGCCGGCGACGCCGGTTTGAGTCTGGTGCAAGCGAGCGAGATCGATTTCCGGGCGCCGGGACGGCTCTACGGGTTCTTCCGCAACCGGCGCGACGCCCAGCAGCGCCTGCGCAGCCTGTGCGCCGAACACGCCCTGTGCCCGCCACTGCTCGGTCTGGAAAAACACACCCCCGGACGCTGCTTCACCCACCAGCTCAAACGCTGCCACGGTGCCTGCCTGGGCCTGGAGTCGTACGAGAAACATGTGGCGCGCATGGAGACTGCGCTGGCAAGCCTCAGGATCGAAGCCTGGCCCTACGCGGGGCCAATCGGGCTACGCGAAGGCGAGGTGCTGCATGTCGTGCAGGACTGGGGGTACTACGGCACGGTTAATAGCCCTGCGGAAGTGCCGGCACTCATCGCCCAGGGGCGTGCGGCGTTTGACTTCGATATCTACAAGCTGCTGGTACGCGGGGTGAAGCGCTTGCCGGTCGTGGTACCGGCAGAGATCATCGAGAAAGGTTGA
- a CDS encoding LysR substrate-binding domain-containing protein: protein MNRWEGIDAFVSVAESGRFATAAALLGVSTSHVSRLIARLEERLQTRLFYRSTRQVRLTETGRTFLAHCQRLQDGFDEALHAVQDLEGAPKGLLRMTCALTYGERFVVPLVNEFIARHPQLRVEIELTNRTLDIVQEGFDLAVRLGRLSDSRLTATRLAPRVMHLCAAPAYLARRGVPTTLDDLTQHDCLIGTSDTWAFQSEGSVRTLRVSGRWRCNSGQAVLDAALRGFGLCQLPDYYVREPLGDGRLQALLPDLQPPDTAVWAVFPAQRHRSPKVRLLVDHLRDGLAKRQEYQGRATPHSPE from the coding sequence ATGAACCGTTGGGAGGGCATCGACGCCTTTGTCTCCGTGGCCGAAAGCGGCCGCTTCGCCACCGCGGCCGCCCTGCTGGGGGTATCGACCTCGCACGTCAGCCGCCTCATCGCCCGCCTGGAAGAGCGCCTGCAGACCCGCCTGTTCTACCGCAGCACGCGGCAGGTCCGGCTCACCGAGACCGGACGCACCTTCCTCGCCCACTGCCAGCGCCTGCAGGACGGCTTCGACGAGGCGCTGCATGCGGTGCAGGATCTGGAGGGCGCGCCCAAGGGGCTGTTGCGCATGACTTGCGCGCTCACCTATGGCGAGCGCTTCGTCGTGCCGCTGGTGAATGAATTCATCGCCCGCCATCCCCAGTTGCGCGTCGAGATCGAACTCACCAACCGTACGCTGGACATCGTGCAGGAAGGCTTCGATCTGGCGGTGCGACTGGGTCGCCTTTCCGACTCGCGTCTGACGGCCACACGCCTGGCGCCACGTGTCATGCACCTGTGCGCGGCCCCCGCCTACCTGGCCCGGCGAGGAGTCCCGACGACCCTGGACGATCTCACCCAGCACGACTGCCTGATCGGCACCTCCGACACGTGGGCGTTCCAGTCGGAGGGCAGCGTAAGGACGCTGCGCGTCAGCGGGCGCTGGCGCTGCAACAGCGGCCAGGCGGTGCTCGACGCGGCCTTGCGCGGCTTCGGCCTGTGCCAGTTACCCGATTACTACGTGCGCGAACCGCTCGGCGACGGCCGTCTCCAGGCGCTGCTGCCCGACCTGCAACCGCCGGACACCGCCGTGTGGGCCGTGTTTCCGGCCCAGCGCCACCGCTCCCCCAAAGTACGCCTGCTCGTCGACCATCTGCGTGACGGACTGGCCAAGCGCCAGGAATACCAGGGGCGCGCGACCCCACATTCGCCGGAGTGA